A stretch of Corallococcus exiguus DNA encodes these proteins:
- a CDS encoding DUF4091 domain-containing protein — translation MGVGWAWAVAAALSAAPGGVQVVSPLVKVRPDATPKGAKEARLSAARGECEGTQLVLPQGVTRVTMKPLALKGPGAPLTVDAWREAYLDVKTPSNGEGKTGPWPDALVPLSAPANPRHPTVVYVEVCVPAKQAPGTYAGSLSAAVDGKELPAVPFRVEVQPFELPATSSLPNSFGISLYSIAKGHGIPAESPEAKALLREYGKALLEHRVSAHGMGMDPPPVKFQDGRAVLDWTAYDAEMGPFLDGSVLPSGARFTTADVRDNRKASTDAEKSAYYRAFQKHFEDKGWKAQLFFYAKDEPKPADFPLVKAQSKRVRDAGGDIPVLVTTSLNPALMGSVDILTPIINCFYPREGPQTCHNVANASTARTKLSSRAKVWWYQSCMAHGCTGGPPPDRALDKAYSDWASYMVDHPAPLNRAMGPLAFESGVDGELYFDTVFAYNTKKDVWADLFEFGGNGDGTLFYPGTPAKLGGTQHQPVVSLRLKHIRDGLEDYEYLRLLTSLGDGAFAKAAAKRLAKSGYEITRDPAEWEAVRKEVTERIVKRKSAEQAKRSGRRTSGGTP, via the coding sequence ATGGGCGTGGGTTGGGCATGGGCAGTGGCGGCGGCGCTTTCCGCCGCGCCGGGCGGAGTGCAGGTGGTGTCGCCGCTGGTGAAGGTGCGGCCGGACGCGACGCCGAAGGGCGCGAAGGAGGCCCGCCTCAGCGCGGCCCGGGGTGAATGCGAGGGCACGCAGCTGGTGCTCCCCCAGGGCGTGACGCGCGTGACGATGAAGCCCCTGGCCCTCAAGGGGCCGGGCGCGCCGCTCACCGTGGACGCGTGGCGCGAGGCCTACCTGGACGTGAAGACGCCCTCCAACGGCGAGGGCAAGACGGGCCCGTGGCCCGACGCCCTGGTGCCCCTGTCGGCGCCCGCCAATCCCAGACATCCGACGGTCGTCTACGTGGAGGTCTGCGTTCCGGCGAAGCAGGCCCCGGGCACCTATGCGGGGAGTCTGAGCGCGGCGGTGGATGGAAAGGAACTGCCGGCCGTTCCCTTCCGCGTGGAGGTGCAGCCCTTCGAATTGCCCGCGACGTCGTCGCTGCCCAACAGCTTCGGCATCTCGCTGTACAGCATCGCGAAGGGGCACGGCATCCCGGCGGAGTCTCCGGAGGCGAAGGCGCTCCTGCGCGAGTACGGCAAGGCGCTGCTGGAGCACCGCGTGAGCGCGCACGGCATGGGCATGGACCCGCCGCCGGTGAAGTTCCAGGACGGCCGCGCGGTGCTGGACTGGACCGCGTACGACGCGGAGATGGGACCCTTCCTGGACGGAAGCGTGCTGCCCTCCGGCGCGCGCTTCACCACGGCGGACGTGCGTGACAACCGCAAGGCCTCCACGGACGCGGAGAAGAGCGCGTACTACCGCGCCTTCCAGAAGCACTTCGAGGACAAGGGCTGGAAGGCGCAGCTCTTCTTCTACGCCAAGGACGAACCCAAGCCCGCGGACTTCCCGCTGGTGAAGGCGCAGTCCAAGCGCGTGCGCGACGCGGGGGGGGACATCCCGGTGCTCGTCACCACGTCGCTGAATCCCGCGCTCATGGGCTCCGTGGACATCCTCACGCCCATCATCAACTGCTTCTACCCGCGCGAAGGCCCGCAGACGTGCCACAACGTGGCCAACGCCTCGACCGCTCGCACGAAGCTGAGCTCGCGCGCGAAGGTGTGGTGGTACCAGAGCTGTATGGCCCATGGTTGCACGGGCGGCCCGCCGCCGGACAGGGCGCTGGACAAGGCGTACAGCGATTGGGCCTCGTACATGGTGGACCACCCTGCCCCGCTCAACCGCGCCATGGGCCCTCTGGCCTTCGAAAGCGGCGTGGACGGCGAGCTCTATTTCGACACCGTCTTCGCCTACAACACGAAGAAGGATGTCTGGGCGGACCTCTTCGAGTTCGGCGGCAACGGCGACGGCACCCTCTTCTACCCGGGCACACCCGCGAAGCTGGGGGGCACGCAGCATCAACCCGTGGTCTCCCTGCGGCTGAAACACATCCGTGACGGCCTGGAGGACTACGAATACCTGCGCCTGCTCACCTCCCTGGGCGACGGCGCCTTCGCCAAGGCGGCGGCGAAGCGGCTGGCGAAGTCCGGGTACGAAATCACGCGGGACCCGGCGGAATGGGAAGCGGTGCGCAAGGAAGTGACCGAGCGCATCGTGAAGCGGAAATCGGCTGAACAAGCGAAGCGCTCCGGACGTCGGACTTCCGGGGGAACCCCGTAG
- a CDS encoding DUF3108 domain-containing protein: MRSLSRWGFTAAVVGLLGSTLAHAQEPTGAAFGPGEQAQYRVRYLGLTAGTATVTVGAPMTQWGQSVWPIVSMAKSDDLVGVYPLKSRFVSYWDAGTQRVTGSDLHSEENRKRRRQRIQLSADGAGAKVIKQKESDPPRESEHTLPEGTMDVAGATFALRGQELVVGRSYSYPVFTGSKQFTMSATVEGRETVTTPAGARDTFRVRVHTDFGGKLESKRDLVAYLSADAHHVPVRIEADFALGTVVAELTDYKPGRVVAVARADNSGD; the protein is encoded by the coding sequence ATGCGCAGTCTGTCCAGGTGGGGGTTCACGGCGGCGGTGGTGGGACTCTTGGGGTCCACGCTGGCGCATGCCCAGGAGCCCACCGGCGCGGCGTTTGGCCCGGGTGAGCAGGCCCAGTACCGGGTGCGCTACCTGGGGCTGACGGCCGGCACGGCGACGGTGACGGTGGGCGCACCCATGACGCAGTGGGGCCAGAGCGTGTGGCCCATCGTGTCCATGGCGAAGTCGGACGACCTGGTGGGCGTCTACCCGCTCAAGAGCCGCTTCGTGTCGTACTGGGACGCGGGCACCCAGCGGGTGACGGGAAGCGACCTGCACTCGGAGGAGAACCGCAAGCGCCGCCGCCAGCGCATCCAGCTTTCCGCGGACGGAGCGGGCGCGAAGGTCATCAAGCAGAAGGAGAGCGACCCGCCGCGCGAGTCCGAGCACACGCTGCCCGAGGGCACCATGGACGTGGCGGGCGCGACGTTCGCGCTGCGCGGCCAGGAGCTGGTGGTGGGCCGCTCCTACTCCTACCCGGTGTTCACCGGCAGCAAGCAGTTCACCATGAGCGCCACGGTGGAGGGCCGCGAGACGGTGACGACGCCCGCGGGAGCGCGAGACACCTTCCGCGTGCGCGTGCACACCGACTTCGGCGGCAAGCTGGAATCCAAGCGCGACCTGGTGGCGTACCTCAGCGCGGATGCGCATCACGTGCCGGTGCGAATCGAAGCGGACTTCGCGCTGGGCACCGTCGTGGCGGAGCTGACGGACTACAAGCCGGGCCGCGTGGTGGCGGTGGCCCGGGCGGACAACTCGGGCGACTGA